Proteins encoded by one window of Halomonas sp. SH5A2:
- the rpsL gene encoding 30S ribosomal protein S12 produces the protein MATINQLVRKPRKRPVTKSDVPALQACPQKRGVCTRVYTTTPKKPNSALRKVCRVRLTNGFEVASYIGGEGHNLQEHSVVLIRGGRVKDLPGVRYHTVRGALDTSGVQNRKQGRSKYGTKRPKS, from the coding sequence ATGGCAACGATTAATCAGCTAGTGCGCAAGCCGCGTAAGCGCCCCGTCACCAAGAGTGACGTGCCCGCGCTTCAGGCTTGTCCGCAAAAGCGCGGCGTATGTACCCGCGTTTACACCACCACCCCGAAGAAGCCCAACTCGGCCTTGCGTAAGGTTTGCCGTGTGCGCCTTACCAACGGCTTCGAAGTGGCTTCCTACATCGGTGGTGAAGGTCACAACCTCCAGGAGCACTCTGTTGTGCTGATTCGCGGCGGTCGTGTGAAGGACTTGCCCGGTGTGCGTTATCACACCGTGCGCGGCGCCCTTGACACCTCTGGCGTACAGAATCGTAAGCAGGGTCGTTCGAAGTACGGTACCAAGCGTCCGAAGTCTTAA
- the rpsG gene encoding 30S ribosomal protein S7 yields the protein MPRRRVVAKREILPDPKFGSERLAKFMNHLMFSGKKSIAERIVYGALDKVAERSKEEPLEIFDKALEAIQPMVEVKSRRVGGATYQVPVEVRPSRRQALAMRWLVDAARRRGEKTMVQRLAGEMLDAAEGKGSAVKKREDVHRMAEANKAFSHYRF from the coding sequence ATGCCTAGAAGAAGAGTTGTAGCTAAGCGCGAAATCCTGCCGGATCCCAAGTTCGGAAGTGAGCGCCTGGCGAAGTTCATGAACCACCTGATGTTCAGCGGCAAAAAGTCCATAGCTGAGCGCATCGTCTATGGTGCGTTGGACAAGGTTGCCGAGCGTAGTAAAGAAGAGCCGCTGGAGATCTTCGACAAGGCGCTGGAAGCTATCCAGCCGATGGTCGAAGTGAAGTCGCGCCGCGTAGGTGGTGCGACGTATCAGGTGCCGGTTGAAGTTCGTCCGTCACGCCGCCAGGCGCTTGCAATGCGCTGGCTGGTTGACGCGGCGCGTCGTCGCGGTGAGAAAACGATGGTTCAGCGTCTTGCAGGCGAAATGCTGGATGCCGCTGAAGGCAAAGGTTCTGCCGTCAAGAAGCGCGAAGACGTGCATCGTATGGCAGAAGCCAACAAGGCCTTCTCGCACTACCGTTTTTAA
- the fusA gene encoding elongation factor G, protein MARKTPLNRYRNIGIVAHVDAGKTTTTERVLFYTGLSHKVGEVHDGAATMDWMEQEQERGITITSAATTCFWQGMSKQFPEHRINIIDTPGHVDFTIEVERSLRVLDGAVVVLCGSSGVQPQTETVWRQANKYEVPRMVFVNKMDRTGADYFMVVEQLKERLGANAVPIQINWGTEENFKGVIDLIQMKGILWDEENLGMNYDLVDIPEELLETAETYREQMIEAAAEGSDELMEKYLEGGELTTEEIKAGLRARTLANEIVLITCGSAFKNKGVQAVLDCVIEYMPSPTEVKAIEGELDDKDGTIDTREADDNQPFAALAFKIATDPFVGTLTFIRVYSGVLNSGDGVYNSVKSKKERVGRIVQMHSNSREEIKEVRAGDIAACIGLKDVTTGDTLCDINHKIVLERMEFPDPVISVAVEPKSKADQEKMGVALGKLAQEDPSFQVKTDEETGQTIISGMGELHLDILVDRMRREFKVEANIGKPQVAYRETIRGSVEQEGKFVRQSGGRGQYGHVIMRIEPLTYEEKGEGDDEIFFKFNSEIVGGVVPKEYIPAVEKGAYEQLKNGVIAGYPMIDVKVTLFDGSYHDVDSNETAFKIASSMAVKEGARKAKAVLLEPVMKVEVVTPEEFMGDVMGDLNRRRGLVQGMDDSSSGKIIRATVPLGEMFGYATDLRSQTQGRASYSMEFARYEEAPSSVVEAVINQNG, encoded by the coding sequence GTGGCACGCAAGACTCCACTAAATCGTTACCGTAATATCGGTATCGTCGCTCACGTCGACGCGGGTAAAACCACGACGACTGAGCGTGTACTATTCTACACCGGCCTTTCCCACAAAGTGGGTGAGGTACACGACGGTGCGGCGACCATGGACTGGATGGAGCAGGAGCAGGAGCGTGGTATTACTATCACCTCAGCTGCAACGACCTGTTTCTGGCAGGGCATGAGCAAGCAGTTCCCTGAGCACCGTATCAATATCATCGACACCCCGGGGCACGTTGACTTCACTATCGAAGTTGAACGTTCCTTGCGCGTACTTGATGGCGCGGTTGTCGTGCTGTGTGGTTCTTCCGGCGTTCAGCCGCAGACCGAAACAGTATGGCGCCAGGCCAACAAGTACGAAGTGCCGCGTATGGTCTTCGTCAACAAGATGGACCGGACCGGTGCTGACTACTTCATGGTCGTTGAGCAGTTGAAAGAGCGTCTGGGTGCCAATGCTGTGCCCATTCAGATCAACTGGGGCACCGAAGAGAATTTCAAGGGCGTCATCGACCTGATCCAGATGAAGGGTATCCTTTGGGACGAAGAGAACCTGGGCATGAACTATGACCTGGTTGATATTCCCGAAGAGCTCCTGGAGACCGCTGAAACCTACCGCGAGCAGATGATCGAAGCCGCGGCGGAGGGTTCTGACGAGTTGATGGAAAAATATCTCGAAGGTGGTGAGTTGACCACTGAAGAGATCAAGGCGGGTCTGCGCGCGCGCACCTTGGCCAACGAGATCGTCCTCATCACTTGCGGGTCTGCCTTCAAGAACAAGGGCGTTCAAGCGGTACTGGACTGTGTCATCGAGTACATGCCGTCGCCGACTGAAGTTAAGGCGATCGAAGGTGAGCTTGACGATAAAGACGGCACCATCGATACCCGTGAAGCGGATGATAATCAGCCGTTTGCCGCGTTGGCGTTCAAGATCGCCACCGATCCGTTCGTCGGCACGTTGACCTTTATCCGTGTCTATTCGGGCGTGTTGAATTCTGGTGATGGCGTCTACAACTCGGTCAAGAGTAAGAAAGAGCGCGTGGGTCGTATCGTTCAGATGCACTCGAACTCGCGTGAAGAGATCAAGGAAGTACGCGCCGGTGATATCGCGGCTTGTATCGGTCTGAAAGACGTCACAACAGGGGATACCTTGTGTGATATCAATCACAAGATCGTGCTTGAGCGTATGGAATTCCCCGACCCGGTTATCTCGGTAGCGGTTGAGCCTAAATCCAAGGCTGACCAGGAGAAGATGGGTGTCGCTCTGGGTAAACTGGCCCAGGAAGACCCGTCCTTCCAGGTGAAAACCGATGAAGAGACTGGTCAGACGATCATCTCGGGAATGGGTGAGCTTCACCTGGATATTCTTGTCGACCGTATGCGTCGCGAGTTCAAGGTAGAGGCCAATATTGGTAAGCCGCAGGTGGCCTACCGTGAAACGATTCGCGGCAGCGTCGAGCAGGAAGGCAAGTTCGTACGTCAGTCTGGCGGTCGTGGTCAATACGGTCACGTTATCATGCGTATCGAACCGTTGACCTACGAGGAGAAAGGCGAAGGAGATGATGAAATCTTCTTCAAGTTCAACTCGGAAATCGTCGGTGGTGTGGTTCCCAAGGAATACATCCCGGCAGTAGAGAAAGGGGCATACGAACAGCTGAAAAATGGCGTCATTGCGGGTTACCCGATGATTGACGTTAAAGTGACGCTGTTTGATGGTTCCTATCACGACGTGGACTCCAACGAGACTGCGTTCAAGATTGCTTCTTCTATGGCAGTGAAAGAAGGTGCCAGGAAAGCCAAGGCCGTGCTGCTGGAGCCGGTGATGAAGGTCGAAGTCGTGACCCCCGAAGAGTTTATGGGTGACGTCATGGGCGACCTGAACCGTCGTCGCGGCCTGGTCCAGGGCATGGATGATTCTTCTTCTGGTAAAATCATTCGTGCAACGGTGCCGCTGGGTGAGATGTTCGGTTACGCAACCGATCTTCGCTCGCAAACCCAGGGCCGTGCGAGCTACTCTATGGAGTTCGCGAGGTACGAGGAGGCGCCCTCCAGCGTCGTTGAAGCCGTCATCAACCAAAACGGTTAA
- the tuf gene encoding elongation factor Tu: MAKEKFERSKPHINVGTIGHVDHGKTTLTAALTRVSAEVFGGDWSEFDAIDNAPEERERGITIATSHVEYQSETRHYAHVDCPGHADYVKNMITGAAQMDGAILVCSAADGPMPQTREHILLSRQVGVPFIVVFLNKADMVDDEELLELVEMEVRELLDQYDFPGDDTPIITGSALMALEGKDDNGMGTTAVANLIKALDEYIPEPERAIDQPFLMPIEDVFSISGRGTVVTGRVERGVIKAGEEVEIVGMRDTTKTVVTGVEMFRKLLDEGRAGENVGALLRGTKRDDVERGQVLAKTGTITPHTVFEAEVYVLSKEEGGRHTPFFKGYRPQFYFRTTDVTGTCELPEGVEMVMPGDNVKMVVTLIAPIAMDDGLRFAIREGGRTVGAGVVAKIIQ; encoded by the coding sequence GTGGCTAAGGAAAAATTTGAACGTTCCAAACCGCATATCAACGTCGGCACCATTGGTCACGTCGACCACGGTAAAACGACTCTGACTGCGGCCTTGACCCGCGTTTCCGCTGAAGTATTCGGTGGCGACTGGAGTGAGTTCGACGCTATCGATAATGCGCCGGAAGAGCGTGAACGCGGTATCACAATCGCCACGTCTCACGTGGAATACCAGTCCGAGACGCGTCACTACGCGCACGTTGACTGCCCGGGGCACGCCGACTACGTCAAGAACATGATCACCGGTGCTGCGCAGATGGACGGCGCAATCCTGGTATGTTCTGCCGCCGACGGCCCGATGCCGCAGACTCGCGAGCACATCCTGCTGTCGCGTCAGGTTGGCGTTCCGTTCATCGTCGTGTTCCTGAACAAAGCGGACATGGTCGATGACGAAGAGCTGCTCGAGCTGGTTGAAATGGAAGTTCGTGAACTTCTCGACCAGTACGACTTCCCGGGTGACGACACGCCGATCATCACTGGTTCTGCGTTGATGGCCCTTGAAGGCAAGGATGATAACGGCATGGGTACAACCGCCGTTGCCAACCTGATCAAGGCGCTGGATGAGTACATTCCGGAGCCCGAGCGTGCCATCGATCAGCCGTTCCTGATGCCGATCGAAGACGTATTCTCTATCTCTGGCCGTGGTACCGTTGTTACCGGTCGTGTAGAGCGTGGCGTTATCAAGGCGGGCGAAGAAGTCGAAATCGTTGGTATGCGCGACACGACCAAGACGGTCGTTACCGGTGTTGAAATGTTCCGTAAGCTGCTCGACGAAGGTCGTGCTGGCGAGAACGTTGGCGCCCTGCTGCGTGGTACCAAGCGTGATGACGTTGAGCGTGGTCAGGTTCTGGCGAAAACCGGCACCATCACACCGCACACCGTTTTCGAAGCAGAAGTCTACGTGCTGTCCAAAGAAGAAGGCGGTCGTCACACGCCTTTCTTCAAGGGCTATCGTCCGCAGTTCTACTTCCGTACCACCGATGTCACCGGTACCTGTGAACTGCCGGAAGGCGTTGAGATGGTCATGCCGGGCGACAACGTAAAAATGGTTGTCACCCTGATCGCTCCGATCGCCATGGATGACGGTCTGCGCTTCGCGATTCGTGAAGGCGGTCGTACCGTTGGCGCTGGTGTTGTGGCCAAAATCATTCAGTAA
- the rpsJ gene encoding 30S ribosomal protein S10, giving the protein MQNQKIRIRLKAFDHRLIDQSTAEIVETAKRTGAQVRGPIPLPTNRERYTILISPHVNKDARDQYEIRTHKRVLDIVEPTEKTVDALMKLDLAAGVDVQIKLD; this is encoded by the coding sequence ATGCAGAACCAAAAGATTCGCATTCGGTTGAAAGCTTTCGACCATCGCCTGATCGATCAGTCCACAGCGGAGATTGTTGAAACCGCTAAGCGTACTGGTGCTCAGGTTCGTGGTCCGATTCCGCTGCCAACCAACCGCGAGCGCTACACCATTCTGATCTCGCCGCACGTCAACAAGGACGCGCGTGACCAGTATGAGATTCGTACGCACAAGCGTGTGCTCGACATCGTTGAGCCGACCGAGAAAACCGTTGATGCGCTGATGAAGCTCGATCTCGCCGCTGGCGTAGACGTGCAAATCAAGCTCGACTAA
- the rplC gene encoding 50S ribosomal protein L3 has translation MTIGLVGKKAGMTRVFTEDGASVPVTVIEVDPNRVTRVKSVESDGYAAVQVTTGSRKAKHLSKAQAGQFAKAGVEAGRSLMEFRLEDGEEAPEVGGELTVSLFEAGQMIDVTGTSKGKGFQGAVKRWNFRTQDNSHGNSLSHRAPGSIGMCQTPGRVFKGKKMAGQMGNARCTVQSLEIVRVDAERNLLLIKGAVPGATGSDVIVRSAVKAG, from the coding sequence ATGACTATCGGTTTAGTCGGTAAAAAGGCCGGGATGACTCGTGTCTTTACCGAAGACGGTGCATCAGTGCCCGTAACCGTTATTGAGGTTGATCCTAACCGTGTTACACGCGTTAAGTCTGTCGAGTCTGACGGATACGCAGCGGTTCAGGTAACAACCGGCTCTCGCAAGGCCAAACACCTCAGCAAAGCCCAGGCGGGCCAATTTGCTAAAGCGGGTGTTGAGGCTGGTCGTTCACTGATGGAGTTTCGTCTGGAAGATGGCGAAGAAGCTCCTGAAGTCGGCGGCGAACTCACCGTATCCCTCTTCGAAGCTGGTCAGATGATCGATGTGACCGGTACCTCTAAGGGTAAAGGTTTCCAGGGTGCCGTTAAGCGCTGGAATTTCCGTACCCAAGACAACAGCCATGGTAACTCTCTGTCGCATCGTGCGCCGGGCTCCATCGGTATGTGTCAGACCCCGGGTCGCGTTTTCAAAGGCAAAAAGATGGCCGGTCAAATGGGTAACGCCCGTTGCACCGTGCAGAGCCTAGAGATCGTCCGTGTCGACGCCGAGCGTAACCTGCTGCTGATCAAGGGCGCCGTGCCGGGTGCAACCGGTAGTGACGTTATCGTTCGCAGCGCCGTCAAAGCAGGCTGA
- the rplD gene encoding 50S ribosomal protein L4 codes for MNLNLAAGAGTVEVADATFGKEFNEALVHQVVTAYLAAGRQGTRAQKNRSDVRGGGKKPWRQKGTGRARAGTIRSPIWRSGGVTFAARPQDYTQKVNRKMYRAAMRSILSELVRQERLVVVEEFNVEAPKTKQVAAKLKELNLEKVLIVTEDVDEKLYLAARNLPHVDVVDVAAADPVSLVAFDKVLVTVSALRKFEEKLA; via the coding sequence ATGAATCTGAATCTTGCTGCAGGCGCGGGTACCGTTGAAGTAGCCGACGCCACCTTTGGCAAAGAATTCAACGAAGCGCTGGTTCACCAGGTCGTCACTGCCTACTTGGCTGCTGGCCGTCAGGGCACCCGCGCTCAAAAGAACCGTTCCGATGTTCGCGGTGGTGGTAAAAAGCCGTGGCGTCAGAAAGGGACTGGCCGTGCTCGTGCCGGTACCATCCGTTCGCCGATATGGCGTAGCGGCGGTGTCACCTTCGCGGCACGTCCGCAAGACTATACCCAGAAGGTGAACCGCAAGATGTACCGCGCCGCCATGCGTTCCATCTTGTCAGAGCTGGTACGTCAAGAGCGCCTGGTCGTGGTTGAAGAGTTCAACGTTGAAGCGCCGAAAACCAAGCAGGTCGCTGCCAAGCTGAAAGAGCTCAACCTTGAAAAAGTGTTGATCGTCACCGAAGACGTTGACGAAAAGCTCTATCTAGCTGCACGCAACCTTCCTCACGTTGATGTGGTGGATGTTGCGGCCGCTGACCCGGTGAGCCTGGTTGCCTTTGATAAGGTCCTGGTCACCGTCTCCGCCCTGCGTAAATTCGAGGAGAAGCTGGCATGA
- the rplW gene encoding 50S ribosomal protein L23, with protein MNQERVFKVLLGPHVTEKAAMAAERNQYVFKVATDAAKPEIKKAVEVLFGKKVASVQVLNVKGKTKRTANGVGLRKGYRKAYVTLAAGETLEDFSGAE; from the coding sequence ATGAACCAGGAACGCGTATTCAAGGTTCTGCTTGGACCGCACGTGACCGAGAAGGCCGCGATGGCTGCCGAGCGCAACCAGTACGTTTTTAAGGTGGCAACTGATGCTGCCAAACCCGAGATCAAAAAAGCCGTTGAAGTTCTTTTCGGCAAAAAGGTCGCTAGCGTTCAGGTACTGAACGTGAAGGGGAAAACCAAGCGTACTGCAAACGGCGTTGGCTTGCGTAAGGGTTACCGTAAAGCGTATGTGACCCTCGCTGCTGGTGAAACGCTCGAAGACTTCTCTGGCGCCGAATAA
- the rplB gene encoding 50S ribosomal protein L2 encodes MAIVKTKPTSAGRRHVVKIVGEELYKGRAYAPLLEKQSKSGGRNNYGRITTRHVGGGHRHHYRLIDFKRTKDGIPATVERLEHDPNRSAHIALLKYADGERRYIIAPKGVSAGAVLESGVNAPIKKGNALPLRNIPLGSTVHGIELKPGKGAQIARSAGTSAQLVAREGNYATLRLRSGEMRKVLAECRATLGEVSNSEHSLRQLGKAGAKRWRGVRPTVRGVAMNPVDHPHGGGEGRTSGGRNPVTPWGVPTKGYKTRKNKRTDKLIVRRRKARS; translated from the coding sequence ATGGCAATCGTCAAGACCAAACCCACATCCGCCGGTCGTCGTCACGTCGTCAAGATCGTTGGCGAGGAACTGTACAAAGGCCGTGCTTATGCACCGCTTTTGGAAAAACAGTCCAAGTCCGGTGGCCGTAATAACTACGGTCGCATCACCACCCGCCATGTGGGCGGTGGTCACCGTCATCACTATCGGTTGATCGACTTCAAGCGCACCAAGGATGGCATTCCTGCCACCGTTGAGCGCCTGGAGCATGACCCGAACCGCAGTGCGCACATAGCGCTGCTGAAATACGCCGATGGCGAGCGTCGTTACATCATCGCACCGAAAGGTGTCAGTGCGGGTGCCGTGCTGGAATCTGGTGTTAACGCGCCCATCAAGAAAGGCAATGCCTTGCCGCTGCGCAACATTCCGCTGGGTTCGACCGTTCACGGTATCGAACTGAAGCCGGGTAAAGGCGCGCAGATTGCTCGCAGTGCCGGTACTAGCGCTCAGCTGGTTGCGCGTGAAGGCAACTACGCCACCCTGCGTCTTCGCTCTGGCGAAATGCGCAAGGTGCTGGCTGAGTGCCGTGCGACCCTGGGCGAAGTGAGCAACTCCGAGCACAGCCTGCGTCAACTTGGCAAGGCCGGTGCGAAGCGCTGGAGAGGTGTGCGTCCGACTGTTCGCGGTGTCGCAATGAACCCGGTGGATCACCCGCACGGTGGTGGTGAAGGCCGCACCAGTGGTGGTCGTAACCCGGTCACTCCATGGGGTGTGCCGACCAAGGGTTATAAGACGCGTAAGAACAAGCGCACCGACAAGCTGATCGTACGTCGCCGCAAGGCTCGTAGCTGA
- the rpsS gene encoding 30S ribosomal protein S19, producing the protein MPRSLKKGPFIDLHLLKKVEAAVEKNDRKPIKTWSRRSMILPNMVGLTIAVHNGRQHVPVHVSEEMVGHKLGEFAATRTYRGHVADKKAKR; encoded by the coding sequence GTGCCACGTTCACTAAAGAAAGGTCCTTTCATTGACCTTCATCTTTTGAAGAAGGTAGAGGCTGCAGTGGAAAAGAACGATCGCAAACCGATCAAGACTTGGTCGCGTCGTTCGATGATCCTGCCAAACATGGTGGGTCTGACCATCGCAGTCCATAATGGTCGCCAACACGTCCCGGTGCACGTCTCCGAGGAAATGGTTGGTCACAAGCTAGGCGAATTCGCTGCCACTCGCACTTATCGCGGGCACGTGGCGGACAAGAAAGCCAAACGGTAA
- the rplV gene encoding 50S ribosomal protein L22, giving the protein MEVTAKLRGAGLSAQKARLVADQVRGKPVAEALDLLTFSPKKAAQLVKKVLQSAIANAEENNGMDIDELRVSTICVDEGMTLKRIKPRAKGRADRILKRTCHITVKVAEK; this is encoded by the coding sequence ATGGAAGTCACAGCTAAGCTGCGTGGCGCCGGATTATCCGCCCAGAAGGCCCGTTTGGTGGCTGATCAGGTGCGCGGTAAACCTGTCGCCGAGGCACTCGACCTGCTGACCTTCTCACCGAAGAAGGCTGCCCAACTGGTCAAGAAAGTGCTTCAGTCCGCCATTGCAAACGCGGAAGAAAATAACGGCATGGATATTGACGAGCTGCGTGTCTCGACCATCTGCGTCGATGAGGGCATGACGCTCAAGCGTATCAAGCCGCGCGCCAAGGGGCGGGCGGATCGTATCTTGAAGCGCACCTGCCACATCACCGTCAAGGTAGCCGAGAAGTAG
- the rpsC gene encoding 30S ribosomal protein S3, which yields MGQKVNPTGIRLGIVKDHASVWYAERGAYADKLNNDLEVRSFLEQRLKNASVSRIHIERPANNARITIHTARPGIVIGKKGEDVDRLRRDLTELMGVPVHVNIEEVRKPELDAKLVAANVAGQLERRVMFRRAMKRAVQNAMRLGAGGIKIQLSGRLGGAEIARTEWYREGRVPLHTLRADIDYATYEAHTTYGVIGVKVWIFKGEILGGIEEVRAKAKQQQPSGNAPKKKGSR from the coding sequence ATGGGTCAGAAAGTCAATCCAACAGGCATTCGACTGGGCATCGTCAAAGACCATGCTTCTGTCTGGTATGCCGAGCGCGGCGCATATGCCGATAAGCTCAATAACGATCTCGAAGTGCGAAGCTTCCTGGAGCAGCGTCTCAAAAACGCCTCTGTTAGCCGTATTCACATCGAGCGTCCGGCGAACAACGCCCGCATCACCATTCACACTGCCCGTCCGGGTATCGTGATCGGTAAAAAAGGTGAAGATGTCGACCGTCTACGTCGCGATCTCACTGAGCTGATGGGTGTTCCTGTTCACGTGAACATCGAAGAAGTTCGCAAGCCGGAGCTGGATGCCAAGCTCGTCGCTGCTAACGTAGCGGGCCAGCTTGAGCGTCGTGTGATGTTCCGTCGTGCCATGAAGCGCGCGGTGCAAAACGCCATGCGTCTTGGCGCTGGCGGCATCAAGATTCAGCTGTCAGGTCGTCTGGGTGGTGCTGAAATCGCACGTACCGAATGGTACCGCGAAGGTCGAGTTCCGTTGCATACATTGCGTGCGGACATCGACTACGCCACTTACGAAGCTCACACCACCTATGGCGTTATCGGCGTCAAAGTGTGGATCTTCAAGGGTGAAATCCTCGGCGGTATCGAGGAAGTTCGTGCCAAGGCTAAGCAACAGCAGCCTTCCGGCAACGCGCCCAAGAAGAAAGGTTCCAGGTAA
- the rplP gene encoding 50S ribosomal protein L16: MLQPKRMKFRKMQKGRNRGLAHRGSKISFGEYGLKATGRGRVTARQIEAGRRAITRHVKRGGKIWIRVFPDKPISKKPLEVRMGKGKGSVEYWVAQIQPGRVLYEIEGVPEELAREAFELAAQKMPISTTFAKRTVM, translated from the coding sequence ATGTTACAGCCCAAGCGTATGAAATTCCGCAAGATGCAGAAAGGCCGCAACCGTGGCTTGGCGCATCGCGGAAGCAAGATCAGCTTCGGGGAGTACGGTCTGAAAGCTACCGGTCGTGGTCGCGTTACTGCGCGCCAGATCGAAGCCGGCCGTCGTGCGATCACACGTCACGTTAAACGTGGCGGTAAGATTTGGATCCGCGTGTTCCCTGATAAGCCGATTTCCAAGAAGCCGCTCGAAGTTCGTATGGGTAAAGGTAAAGGCTCCGTCGAATACTGGGTAGCCCAGATCCAGCCGGGTCGGGTCCTGTATGAAATCGAAGGTGTGCCTGAAGAGCTCGCTCGTGAAGCGTTTGAGCTTGCCGCACAGAAAATGCCCATATCCACCACCTTTGCGAAACGGACGGTGATGTGA
- the rpmC gene encoding 50S ribosomal protein L29, translated as MKAQEIREKSAGELHEQLLELLREQFNLRMQKATGQLSQTHLLKQVRRDIARVKTVLNEKAGD; from the coding sequence ATGAAAGCCCAGGAAATTCGTGAAAAGTCCGCAGGAGAGCTCCATGAGCAGCTCCTCGAACTCCTCCGCGAGCAGTTCAACCTGCGCATGCAGAAGGCCACCGGCCAACTGAGCCAGACTCATCTGCTCAAGCAGGTCCGTCGGGATATTGCCCGTGTGAAGACTGTGCTCAACGAGAAGGCAGGTGACTGA
- the rpsQ gene encoding 30S ribosomal protein S17 encodes MAEEKKARTLTGKVVSDKMDKSIVVMIERRERHPIYGKYVKRSTKLHAHDEANQAKAGDTVSIQECRPLSKKKAWALIEVVEQAKG; translated from the coding sequence ATGGCCGAAGAGAAAAAAGCACGTACGCTCACCGGCAAGGTGGTGAGCGACAAGATGGATAAGTCCATCGTCGTAATGATCGAGCGTCGTGAGCGTCACCCGATCTACGGAAAATACGTTAAGCGCTCCACCAAGCTGCACGCCCATGATGAGGCGAACCAGGCTAAGGCAGGCGATACGGTTTCCATTCAGGAGTGCCGTCCGCTTTCCAAGAAGAAAGCCTGGGCGCTAATCGAGGTGGTCGAGCAGGCCAAGGGGTAA
- the rplN gene encoding 50S ribosomal protein L14 encodes MIQTQTMLDVADNSGARRVQCIKVLGGSHRRYARIGDIIKVTVKEAIPRGKVKKGQVMKAVVVRTRSGVRRNDGSLIRFDGNAAVLLNNTNEQPVGTRIFGPVTRELRNEKFMKIISLAPEVL; translated from the coding sequence ATGATTCAGACTCAGACAATGCTGGATGTCGCCGACAACAGCGGAGCGCGCCGGGTGCAGTGCATCAAGGTGTTAGGCGGTTCACACCGTCGCTACGCTCGCATTGGTGACATCATTAAGGTAACGGTGAAGGAAGCCATTCCGCGTGGCAAGGTCAAGAAAGGCCAGGTCATGAAAGCGGTTGTAGTCCGGACCCGTAGTGGCGTCCGTCGTAACGACGGTTCGCTGATCCGTTTCGATGGAAATGCGGCGGTTTTGTTGAATAACACCAACGAACAGCCAGTCGGTACTCGTATTTTCGGGCCGGTCACTCGTGAGCTTCGTAACGAGAAGTTCATGAAGATCATTTCCTTAGCGCCTGAAGTGCTGTAA
- the rplX gene encoding 50S ribosomal protein L24 encodes MQKIKRDDEVIVIAGKDKGKRGTVKRVLENRFLVSGVNMIKRHTKPNPMAGNQGGIVEREAPIHASNVAIFNSETGKADRVGFQVKEDGTKVRIYKSTQTQIDA; translated from the coding sequence ATGCAAAAAATCAAACGTGACGATGAAGTCATCGTCATCGCCGGGAAGGATAAGGGCAAGCGTGGCACCGTTAAGCGGGTACTAGAAAACCGTTTCTTGGTGTCCGGTGTGAACATGATTAAACGTCACACCAAGCCAAATCCCATGGCGGGAAATCAGGGCGGTATCGTCGAGCGTGAGGCTCCGATTCACGCGTCCAACGTAGCCATCTTCAATTCGGAGACCGGTAAGGCGGATCGCGTCGGCTTCCAAGTGAAGGAAGACGGTACCAAGGTACGTATCTACAAGTCGACGCAGACGCAGATCGACGCCTAA